The Candidatus Zixiibacteriota bacterium nucleotide sequence TGCCCGTGCAGACAAACATAACTCTGAATCTCTCCTCACTCATGCCGTCTCCAGAAAGCGGTCAATTTCAGATTTCGTGATGGCTCCCTCGCGAAGGATTATCGTTACTGCCCCCGAGCAATCCACGACCGTGGAGACATCACCCGCCAGCGGACCGCTATTCAAATATAAGGATATGCTGTCACCCAACATGGCGGCGATTTCATCGACTGTAACCGGCTGCTCATGTCCGGACAGGTTAGCGCTGGTCGCCGTAGGATAGAAATCAGAAACGGCCAAAAGCGCCTTAATCACTTCCGATGACGAATACCGTATCCCTATCTTGCCGTCAACTGCCAGGGGAGGACCCAGGTCTCTCTTGGCTTTTAATACTAACGTCAATGGACCGGGCAGATACTTATGCGCCAGCGCCTCGGCGCGGTGGTTCAATTCGCCCAGTTTGTTTATATCAGCAATGGAGGGCACAAAAAGGGCAACCGGTATCTCGGCCTTCCGTCCTTTCAACTTAATCATTTTCTCCAGAGCGCGGCGATGGTCATGGCGCGCCAATAAGCCGTAACGTGTTTCTGTCGGCGCCACGATAAGACCGTCGTCTCTCAATATGGCGGCGGCTTTCATGATGATATCACCACGAGGGGCATAGGGATTAATATCCAGGATTAGAGGCGCTGTCATTATCGATTTCAATTTCCACTGGCGCGGCCGGCGATTGATAACGGCTCTCGGCATCAGTGGTGCGATAGGTCGGCTCAAGATTCTGGACATTCATTGTCACCCGCACCACCCAGGCAGAGTCGTAACCGGCATCTTTGGCGATAAATAGATAATCTTCGGCTTGACGGCGATTATCGAAATCACCGAGGCGCACTTTGTAATAGGGGACCTCGTAATCAAGGGCTACTTTCTTATCGAAAATTTCCGAGGCGATACTCTGCTCCCGAACGGCCGGACCGTAGGTGCGGGATGTGAATATCTGCACCCGATACAGCTCCAGCGGCGTCGTGGCGGTGTCGGGGCGGGACAATTGCTGGTGGGCAGGCGGCAAAAGTTGCCCCGGTGCCGAGTCGGGCGTCGGCAGCGGATAGAGCGCCGGAACGATGGTTAAATCTTCAGGAATATTTAGAGGATATGTCTCCGGCGAGAATCGGGCTTTTCCTTTGTCATCTTTCCCTTTGGCTAAGCGCACGCCGCCGCAACCGGCCGCCACCGTCAGCGATAAGAGCAAAACTGCAGTCAATATTGTCTTCATATTTATAGGAATTTCTGCAGGTCCTTGTCTTCCGAAAACTGAGAGAGGATTTTCTTAATATCATTGGCTTTCGTCTTATGTACCACAAGGACCACCTTATCGGTCTTGACAATAACCAGGTCAGAGACACCGATTGATACAATCACGCCATCAGTCTCATTATAGATGGTGGTCTCATATACATCCGATACTTTGGCGGCGCCTATAATCACATTATTCTCGCGGTCTTTATCTTTATACCGCTCAAGGGCATTCCAGCTCCCAACATCATCCCAGAGAATATCGGCTTTTATGGTCAAGACATTTTCAGCATTCTCCAGAACGGCAAAATCAATAGAAATCGGCTCGGCTTTGTCATAGAGGTCTGTCCGAAGCGCCCATTCATCGCCGGTACCGATGCCCCGGGCATATCTGCCGAGCATCTCTCCCATCTCCGGCTGGCACTGACTGATGGAACCGAGAATCGATTTTACCGACCAGATAAACATCCCGGAATTCCAGAGATGTTTCCGCCCGTAGTAATATTCCTGCGCCACTACCGCTTTCGGTTTTTCGGTGAAGGCATCGACCGAATAGAAGGCGTATCCATTGGCCACTTTATGCTGCTGCCCCAGTTTTATATAACCATATCCGGTCTCGGCGCGGGTCGGCTCGATGCCGATTGTTATTAATCGCTCTTCTTCCGCGGCAACTTCCGCCCCCGATTTTATAATCTCAATCAACCGCTCCGCGGGGCGAATGATATGGTCGGCGGAGAGGACCACCATGACGGCATCAGGGTCAGTCTTGCTTAGATGTTCCGCGGCAAGTCCTATGGCAAGGCAGGTGTTGCGACCGCGCGGTTCAGCCAGGATATTTTCCGGTTTCAAGGAAGGAATTTCGTCCAGAATCGGCCCGGTCATATTTTCGGAGGTAACAACATAAATCCGCTCCATAGGAATCAGCGGCAAAACGCGGTCAATAGTCTCTTGCAGCATAGTCCGGTCGGAAATGAGTCGCAGAAGCTGTTTGGGGCGGTCAGCGCGAGAAAGGGGCCAGAATCTTTCTCCCCGTCCGCCGGCCAGTATGACTCCGTAAATCAAATGGAACCTCCATTTTCCTGTAAATTGTTATCATAACAATATAAAAACCGCTTGTCAAGGATGCCCTTATTCCCCGAAGACAATAGCCCCAAACTTGTAGATTACAGCCTCCGGAGAACGATAGCTGTCTGAGGGAATACCGGCTTTGCGACAGAGTTGTACCAGAAATTCCTCGCGGCTCCATCGATAAGAAACCGCCACCTGCGGAAGCAGCAGCCCCCGGCTGTTACCGTAGGTAATCATTAACCCGTCACGACCGACCTCGATCTCATCAAGAGATATTATCTTTTCCAGAGGGGTCAGGATGGAGATTTCAATATGCAGTTGCGGCAGTTCATCGGGACCGACCGGTACAAAACGGGGGTCGCCGAAAGCAGCCTGGACAGCGCAGTACGCGACCGTCTTTGATATCGACTCGCTGGCAGCCGTTTGCCCTATGCAGCCGCGAAGATGACCATTGCGGGTCAAGGTTACAAAAGCGGCGCCCCGTTTATCCAGAATCTTGTCAGAATCAACGGCAGGAAGGGCGCGGTTCTCCAAATACGACTGTATCGAACGGCGAGCCAGGCTCAAGAGTTTCCTTTTTACTTCGGGCGTCAGGTCCCATTCGCTGAATAATGAAGAATCAGAAGCCGCACCGGATGAGACCGAAGGCGGCCTTCCCTCCACTTTGCTTTCCCCCATTGAAGATTTCTCCGCGGAGCGATAAATCACCGCGGCGAGATAGCCGACTACGCTGCTTTTGTCATCGCTGATATCGCCGGAATCTCCATACTTGAGAATCATCACCCGGTTGGCTCCTCGATTAACGGCGGCGCGCATTACCGCCACCGCAGCGCCTCCGCCGCACATTTCGGTCTTGCCGTCTCTTAAATTTTTCTCCAGACAGTCGGCATCAATTTTCATAAGGCATTCTATTCCGACCGAGTCCAGTTTCCATCCTTCGGAAGCAGACCGGTAATGTTGCCAGTCGGTCGAGGCGACCAGAATGGTGCGGCGCGTGTCGGGGATGCCGTTTAGTGCCTTCTCAAGCAGAGAAGTATTGACGTCATCAGGGTATCCCATTAGTATCGGAATTATCTTGAAATCTGAAAGCACCGTCTGCAGATAAGGAAGTTGCACCTCAAGGCTATGCTCCTGAAGATGGGCTTGCGGGATAATCTCGATTCCCTTGAATGAACCGGTCATCAGCTGGCAGATGGTATCGTCGCAGGATAGCTCACCCAGTGGAGTCTTCCAGGTTACACCGGGACCATAGACCGAAAGCCCCTGAAATCGATGCCGATGCGACACTCCACAGAGAACCACGCGCTCAAAGGTTTTGCCCTCAATTAACTTATAGGCATGCGCCGCTATCTGCCCGGAATAGACTAACCCGGCATGCGGCACAATAAGAGCGATGATATCACCATCGATTCCTTCCGAAATAATGGCTTTGTTCAGATGCTCATTCACCATTGCTGAAAGAGCTTGACGATCTGCCGGATAGAATTGACCGGCGACGGCCGGCTGGCGAACTTCCGCCGTTACAGACGAGCAATGGCAAACCAGGAGTATTAATAAAGACTCTAATATGGTGCGACAATGTGACATATCTGCAATCAGGAGGATACCGCACAGAGTTCAGCCGGTCAAGGAAAAAAGGGTTGACAGGCAAGGTGATATCGATTGTATATGACAGTATGAGCCGGGTAGTTGTGGTTCGAAGGGAATTGCCATTAAAGGCAAAGACACTGGGTATGGCAGATTATTTCACCATGCTCGAAGTCGGACTGAAAGAATTGGCTGGTTCGGTTCAAATCAGTGATGCCATTAAAAGATATATTCCACCAGGAATAGTCGGTCTCAAAGTAAACTGCCTGACAAGAAAATATAATTCAACTTCTGTGGCAGTGGTGAAAGCGCTTATAGCGCTTCTGGCAAGAGACGGCCGCGATGAGAACGAGATCATCGTCTGGGACCGCACCAGCAATGAGCTGGAAGGGGCCGGCTTTAAGCTGAATCTCTCTTCATCAGGGGTGAGAGTCTTCGGCACTGACGTCAGCCGATACGGCTATAGCCCTGAAATCTATTCCTCGGGGGAAGTCAATTCGCTGGTAAGCCGCATCTTGACGGAGGAGATTCAATCGCTCATAAATCTTCCCGTACTAAAAGACCACTCCATCGCAGGGATGTCGGGGGGACTGAAAAATCTTTTTGGGGTAATAAATAACCCCAACAAATATCATGACAATAACTGTGACCCATTTGCGGCGGAAATCCTGGGACTTGCCCCTGTTAAAGAAAAGCAGAAACTGACCATTATCGACGCCGCCCGGGTTCAATTTAACGGCGGGCCCGGTTTCGACAGCCGCTTCCTGGCTGAGTACGGCGG carries:
- a CDS encoding L-threonylcarbamoyladenylate synthase, whose protein sequence is MTAPLILDINPYAPRGDIIMKAAAILRDDGLIVAPTETRYGLLARHDHRRALEKMIKLKGRKAEIPVALFVPSIADINKLGELNHRAEALAHKYLPGPLTLVLKAKRDLGPPLAVDGKIGIRYSSSEVIKALLAVSDFYPTATSANLSGHEQPVTVDEIAAMLGDSISLYLNSGPLAGDVSTVVDCSGAVTIILREGAITKSEIDRFLETA
- a CDS encoding DUF362 domain-containing protein; protein product: MTGKVISIVYDSMSRVVVVRRELPLKAKTLGMADYFTMLEVGLKELAGSVQISDAIKRYIPPGIVGLKVNCLTRKYNSTSVAVVKALIALLARDGRDENEIIVWDRTSNELEGAGFKLNLSSSGVRVFGTDVSRYGYSPEIYSSGEVNSLVSRILTEEIQSLINLPVLKDHSIAGMSGGLKNLFGVINNPNKYHDNNCDPFAAEILGLAPVKEKQKLTIIDAARVQFNGGPGFDSRFLAEYGGIILSDDPVAADSVALMILEQLRTRNHLPTLEKSGRAVKYLATAEKLGLGMADITKIDLVIREFMVDGSIRQGELF
- a CDS encoding sugar phosphate nucleotidyltransferase yields the protein MIYGVILAGGRGERFWPLSRADRPKQLLRLISDRTMLQETIDRVLPLIPMERIYVVTSENMTGPILDEIPSLKPENILAEPRGRNTCLAIGLAAEHLSKTDPDAVMVVLSADHIIRPAERLIEIIKSGAEVAAEEERLITIGIEPTRAETGYGYIKLGQQHKVANGYAFYSVDAFTEKPKAVVAQEYYYGRKHLWNSGMFIWSVKSILGSISQCQPEMGEMLGRYARGIGTGDEWALRTDLYDKAEPISIDFAVLENAENVLTIKADILWDDVGSWNALERYKDKDRENNVIIGAAKVSDVYETTIYNETDGVIVSIGVSDLVIVKTDKVVLVVHKTKANDIKKILSQFSEDKDLQKFL
- a CDS encoding SPOR domain-containing protein, with amino-acid sequence MKTILTAVLLLSLTVAAGCGGVRLAKGKDDKGKARFSPETYPLNIPEDLTIVPALYPLPTPDSAPGQLLPPAHQQLSRPDTATTPLELYRVQIFTSRTYGPAVREQSIASEIFDKKVALDYEVPYYKVRLGDFDNRRQAEDYLFIAKDAGYDSAWVVRVTMNVQNLEPTYRTTDAESRYQSPAAPVEIEIDNDSASNPGY
- the amrB gene encoding AmmeMemoRadiSam system protein B, which gives rise to MSHCRTILESLLILLVCHCSSVTAEVRQPAVAGQFYPADRQALSAMVNEHLNKAIISEGIDGDIIALIVPHAGLVYSGQIAAHAYKLIEGKTFERVVLCGVSHRHRFQGLSVYGPGVTWKTPLGELSCDDTICQLMTGSFKGIEIIPQAHLQEHSLEVQLPYLQTVLSDFKIIPILMGYPDDVNTSLLEKALNGIPDTRRTILVASTDWQHYRSASEGWKLDSVGIECLMKIDADCLEKNLRDGKTEMCGGGAAVAVMRAAVNRGANRVMILKYGDSGDISDDKSSVVGYLAAVIYRSAEKSSMGESKVEGRPPSVSSGAASDSSLFSEWDLTPEVKRKLLSLARRSIQSYLENRALPAVDSDKILDKRGAAFVTLTRNGHLRGCIGQTAASESISKTVAYCAVQAAFGDPRFVPVGPDELPQLHIEISILTPLEKIISLDEIEVGRDGLMITYGNSRGLLLPQVAVSYRWSREEFLVQLCRKAGIPSDSYRSPEAVIYKFGAIVFGE